The following proteins are co-located in the Sphingorhabdus lutea genome:
- the rplQ gene encoding 50S ribosomal protein L17: MRHKIGKRKLQRTSSHRAALLRNMAAALIKHEQIKTTVPKAKELRPYIEKLITLAKKGGLSNRRLAQSRLMDSTQLVKLFDTLATRYADRNGGYARVIKAGFRASDAAPMAVIELVDRDTSAKGQDSGPVEMEEEAEAA, encoded by the coding sequence ATGCGCCATAAAATTGGTAAAAGAAAATTACAACGCACCAGCAGCCACCGCGCTGCGCTTTTGCGTAACATGGCAGCTGCCTTGATTAAGCATGAGCAAATCAAAACCACTGTTCCAAAAGCAAAAGAATTGCGCCCCTATATTGAAAAGCTGATTACATTGGCGAAAAAAGGTGGTCTATCCAACCGTCGTTTGGCACAAAGCCGTTTGATGGACTCAACGCAATTGGTTAAATTATTCGACACGCTTGCAACACGTTATGCAGACCGCAATGGTGGTTATGCCCGTGTTATTAAAGCTGGTTTCCGCGCAAGCGATGCTGCCCCGATGGCCGTTATCGAATTGGTGGATCGTGATACATCAGCCAAAGGCCAAGATAGCGGCCCGGTTGAAATGGAAGAAGAAGCAGAAGCAGCTTAA
- a CDS encoding CHASE2 domain-containing protein, whose amino-acid sequence MTDDKIISPHQQSAIAPVKKSPVLYRRLMIEWLLAIIFIILMAFILLRSDIMHRADNIIYDEIISLDAPAPNEDILLITIDDHSLQNLGQWPWDRRTHARLIDKLSAMGAKSINMDILLSENSDDAADSQLAQSLKNSKAATAIPLHFDYPGENGAPYNLIPPIDIIANSADYIGHVELIIDDDGIVRRLQINKKSAQNDEYYGHLILPSLKNISPENHAKYTMEEQALLFAFAPSSSFAQISYVDALQNRLSSKIIAGKHIFIGASAAGLGDNYPVALGGGATMPGLEIIANFANSLSQGYIYKDAPTIWLYIFTILPAFILLLGYLKWTPRTALIASISAIFILLAISFLLLKMGIWLPPSPAMLIMLLIYPYWGWRRLQSASDFMQFEMAKLHGTIADKVGDAVNLRGGDFIEKQSRGLSFAIEKLQLLRKFIDDILRELPDPMFVTDEQGHILMTNDALNILWPHHHQNPALSDFVTDILPPDDHAAMDAFLNNVVDEEQSYRLQTMNDENFILRRSTLTGPEGQLIGYIYHLTDITGLTRAEMQKEDALRLLSHDMRAPQSAIISLLDQVTNADLRSKIEDNARHTIRLAQNFVDVARMGEQDLELLDSHIESLVIEATEQLWPIAQRKKLKFEIQSDNDEIFAIVDPALLYRGLINILNNAIRFSHVGGTIYIHIGTREISNAQYCAIEIADEGPGLSNHHANNETGYGAALKVKSHPHADNAEPPPMGIGLNFVAAMVGRHHGQLNSHNGKEKGAVFTMILPVDGPNIM is encoded by the coding sequence TTGACGGATGATAAGATTATTTCTCCACATCAACAAAGCGCTATAGCGCCAGTTAAAAAAAGCCCTGTGCTATACCGCCGTTTAATGATTGAGTGGTTGCTCGCCATCATCTTCATCATTTTAATGGCCTTTATTTTGCTGCGCAGCGACATTATGCACCGCGCGGATAATATTATATATGATGAAATTATCTCATTGGATGCCCCTGCCCCCAATGAGGATATTTTGTTAATCACCATTGATGATCACAGCCTGCAAAATTTGGGTCAATGGCCGTGGGACAGGCGCACCCATGCGCGGTTAATTGATAAATTATCTGCGATGGGCGCAAAGTCGATTAACATGGATATATTATTGTCAGAAAATAGCGACGATGCCGCCGACAGCCAATTGGCACAATCGTTAAAGAACAGCAAAGCCGCCACCGCCATCCCCCTGCATTTTGACTATCCAGGGGAAAATGGCGCGCCATATAATTTAATCCCGCCAATTGATATAATTGCAAATAGCGCGGATTATATTGGCCATGTTGAATTGATTATCGATGATGATGGCATTGTCCGCCGCCTGCAAATAAATAAGAAATCAGCACAAAATGACGAATATTATGGCCATTTAATCCTGCCAAGCTTAAAAAACATATCGCCGGAAAATCATGCAAAATATACAATGGAGGAACAAGCATTGCTATTCGCCTTTGCTCCATCATCCAGCTTTGCCCAAATTTCCTATGTTGATGCATTACAAAACCGATTATCGTCAAAAATAATTGCAGGAAAACATATATTCATCGGCGCAAGTGCGGCAGGTTTGGGCGATAATTATCCCGTGGCATTGGGCGGCGGCGCGACCATGCCTGGATTGGAAATTATTGCAAATTTTGCAAATAGCCTGTCTCAGGGCTATATTTATAAAGATGCGCCGACAATATGGCTTTATATTTTTACCATTTTACCCGCATTCATCCTATTATTAGGATATTTAAAATGGACCCCGCGCACCGCGCTTATTGCGTCAATCTCTGCGATTTTCATCTTATTGGCTATTTCCTTTTTGCTGTTAAAAATGGGCATATGGCTGCCCCCCTCCCCCGCCATGTTAATCATGCTGCTTATCTATCCTTATTGGGGGTGGCGGCGGCTGCAAAGCGCAAGCGATTTTATGCAATTTGAAATGGCGAAATTGCATGGAACAATTGCCGATAAGGTGGGCGATGCAGTTAATTTGCGTGGTGGTGATTTCATTGAAAAACAAAGCCGCGGCCTATCCTTTGCTATTGAAAAACTGCAATTATTGCGTAAATTTATCGATGATATTTTGCGCGAATTGCCCGACCCCATGTTTGTCACCGATGAACAGGGGCATATTTTAATGACCAATGATGCATTAAATATTTTATGGCCGCATCATCACCAAAATCCCGCCTTGTCTGATTTTGTCACTGATATTTTACCGCCCGATGATCATGCAGCGATGGACGCATTTTTGAACAATGTGGTTGATGAGGAACAAAGTTATCGCCTGCAAACAATGAATGATGAAAATTTCATCTTGCGGCGCTCCACCCTTACCGGCCCAGAGGGACAGTTAATTGGATATATTTACCATTTAACCGACATTACTGGGTTAACCCGCGCAGAAATGCAAAAAGAAGACGCCCTGCGTTTATTATCGCATGATATGCGCGCGCCGCAATCGGCCATTATTTCATTATTAGACCAGGTTACCAATGCCGATTTACGCAGTAAAATAGAGGATAATGCCCGCCACACCATAAGATTGGCCCAAAATTTTGTGGATGTTGCGCGCATGGGGGAACAAGATTTGGAGCTGTTGGACAGCCATATTGAATCGCTGGTCATAGAGGCGACCGAACAGCTATGGCCAATTGCACAGCGTAAAAAACTGAAATTTGAGATACAATCCGACAATGATGAAATTTTCGCCATTGTCGATCCGGCTTTATTATATCGTGGGCTGATCAATATTTTGAACAATGCCATCCGGTTTAGCCATGTTGGTGGCACAATTTATATCCATATTGGGACCAGAGAAATTTCAAATGCCCAATATTGTGCGATTGAAATTGCCGATGAAGGGCCAGGATTATCAAATCATCATGCAAATAATGAAACAGGATATGGCGCAGCGTTAAAAGTAAAATCACATCCACATGCAGATAATGCCGAACCACCGCCAATGGGCATAGGGTTAAATTTTGTTGCCGCCATGGTGGGGCGTCATCATGGCCAATTAAACAGCCATAATGGCAAAGAAAAGGGCGCGGTCTTTACAATGATTTTGCCTGTGGATGGTCCAAATATAATGTAA
- a CDS encoding response regulator transcription factor — protein sequence MRVAIADDQEDVVTFLSEIVESLGHIVVKFKDGVALTQSLRRDVFDLIILDWTMPGMTGMDVLNWMKETLDERPPVIMLTNRSAKQDIAAALNAGADDFIIKPEDRGVISARVNAMLRRNVPSGSFDAEAKYGKYTLNRIEQHISFDNEQVTLTAKEFELADILFRNSDRTLSRSYLMETIWRTNAALSTRTLDMHVSRIRSKLQLGPENGFRIFTVFGYGYRLETLS from the coding sequence ATGCGGGTCGCAATCGCCGATGATCAAGAAGATGTCGTCACATTTCTATCTGAAATAGTTGAGAGTCTTGGGCATATTGTTGTAAAGTTTAAAGATGGGGTCGCATTGACCCAATCTTTACGCCGTGATGTTTTTGATCTTATAATCCTTGATTGGACCATGCCGGGAATGACCGGCATGGATGTCCTTAATTGGATGAAAGAAACATTGGATGAGCGCCCGCCGGTCATCATGCTAACCAACCGTTCGGCAAAGCAGGATATTGCCGCCGCATTAAATGCTGGCGCAGATGATTTTATCATAAAGCCTGAGGATCGCGGCGTTATTTCCGCCCGTGTCAACGCGATGCTCCGCCGTAATGTTCCATCGGGATCATTTGATGCAGAGGCAAAATATGGCAAATATACCTTAAACCGTATTGAACAGCATATCAGCTTTGACAATGAACAGGTGACCTTAACGGCCAAGGAATTTGAATTGGCCGATATTTTATTCCGCAATTCGGACCGCACATTATCGCGTTCTTATTTAATGGAAACCATTTGGCGCACCAATGCGGCGTTAAGCACGCGCACATTGGATATGCATGTGTCGCGGATAAGGTCTAAATTACAATTAGGGCCAGAAAATGGCTTTCGAATTTTCACAGTTTTCGGCTATGGATATAGGTTGGAGACGCTGTCATAA
- the rpsK gene encoding 30S ribosomal protein S11 produces the protein MAREPQRIKRRERKNISAGVAHVNASFNNTMVTITDAQGNAISWSSAGMMGFKGSRKSTPYAAQVCAEDAGKKAAEHGVRTLEVEVKGPGSGRESALRALQSVGFNITSIRDVTPIPHNGVRPSKRRRV, from the coding sequence ATGGCACGCGAACCACAACGCATTAAACGGCGCGAGCGTAAAAATATTTCAGCAGGTGTAGCACATGTTAACGCCAGCTTTAACAACACCATGGTCACCATCACCGATGCACAAGGCAATGCGATTAGCTGGTCTTCTGCAGGCATGATGGGCTTTAAGGGCTCTCGTAAGTCCACCCCTTATGCCGCACAGGTTTGTGCGGAAGATGCAGGTAAAAAAGCAGCTGAACATGGCGTTCGTACTTTGGAAGTAGAAGTAAAAGGTCCCGGCTCTGGTCGTGAATCTGCTTTGCGCGCATTGCAATCAGTTGGCTTCAACATCACATCCATTCGTGACGTAACCCCCATTCCGCATAATGGGGTGCGTCCTTCAAAGCGTCGTCGGGTATAA
- a CDS encoding DNA-directed RNA polymerase subunit alpha — protein MSVNIKNWQELKKPNALDLKTSGDAKRKATLIAEPLERGFGLTLGNALRRTLLSSLQGAAITSIKIENVLHEFSSLAGVREDVTDIVLNVKQIALKMEGEGPKRLQLSATGPAEVTAGDIAVSGDIEVLNPDLVICHLDDGATLNMELTADTGKGYVPAVANRPADAPIGLIPVDSLYSPIRQVAYKVDNARVGQELDFDKLSLTVETDGTVSPEDAVAYAARIIQDQLQIFVHFEETLAASTGPIGQAAAASSEESDANQLNRYLLKKVDELELSVRSANCLKNDNIIYIGDLVQKTEAEMLRTPNFGRKSLNEIKEVLSSMGLRLGMDIPGWPPENIEEMAKKLEQELLG, from the coding sequence ATGTCCGTCAATATTAAGAACTGGCAGGAACTGAAAAAACCTAATGCCCTGGACCTCAAAACAAGTGGTGATGCAAAACGCAAAGCCACTTTGATTGCGGAGCCGCTTGAGCGTGGCTTTGGTCTGACATTAGGCAACGCATTGCGTCGTACTTTGCTTTCTTCTTTGCAAGGTGCAGCGATTACCTCGATCAAAATTGAAAATGTGCTTCACGAATTCTCATCACTTGCTGGTGTTCGCGAAGATGTGACCGACATTGTTTTGAACGTCAAACAAATTGCCCTGAAAATGGAAGGCGAAGGTCCAAAGCGGCTTCAGCTTTCTGCGACTGGTCCAGCCGAAGTTACCGCAGGTGACATCGCTGTTTCGGGTGATATTGAGGTTTTGAACCCTGATTTGGTTATTTGTCATTTGGATGATGGCGCAACATTGAACATGGAATTGACCGCTGATACCGGCAAGGGTTATGTTCCTGCGGTTGCCAATCGTCCTGCCGATGCGCCCATTGGTTTAATTCCCGTCGATTCGCTCTATTCACCCATTCGCCAAGTTGCGTATAAGGTTGATAATGCCCGTGTTGGACAGGAATTGGATTTTGACAAATTGTCATTAACCGTTGAAACCGACGGCACCGTATCACCCGAAGATGCGGTGGCGTATGCTGCGCGTATCATTCAGGATCAATTACAAATATTTGTTCACTTTGAAGAAACCCTTGCTGCATCAACCGGACCAATTGGTCAGGCCGCAGCGGCAAGCAGCGAAGAAAGCGATGCAAATCAACTTAACCGTTATCTGCTTAAGAAAGTTGATGAACTTGAATTGTCAGTACGTTCGGCAAATTGCCTGAAAAATGACAATATCATTTACATTGGTGATTTGGTTCAAAAAACCGAAGCAGAAATGTTGCGCACACCGAATTTCGGTCGCAAGTCATTGAACGAGATTAAGGAAGTATTATCTTCCATGGGGCTGCGTTTGGGAATGGACATTCCTGGCTGGCCACCTGAAAATATCGAAGAAATGGCAAAAAAGCTTGAGCAAGAGCTTTTGGGTTAA
- a CDS encoding class II 3-deoxy-7-phosphoheptulonate synthase, producing MAATWKPESWRAHDGRQMPIYTDANALSSAEKTLSNYPPLVFAGEARDLKSELAEVARGKAFLLQGGDCAESFAEFHPNNIRDTFRVILQMAVVMTYASKLPTVKLGRMAGQFAKPRSANDETINDVTLPSYRGDIINDIAFDKEAREPDPQRMVRAYSQAASTLNLLRAFSQGGYANLKQVHGWTLEFMGRSPWAKKFSEMADRISESLEFMEACGINPATVPQLKGTKFYTSHEALLLPYEQALTRQDSLTGGWYDTSAHFLWIGDRTRFEGSAHVEFLRGINNPIGMKCGPSLEPDALIRMLDTLNPNREEGRMTLITRYGHDKIESGLPELVRGVKREGHPVIWSCDPMHGNVIKSDSGYKTRPFERILAEVRGFFAVHRAEGTFGGGIHIEMTGQNVTECTGGGIAITDHDLADRYHTHCDPRLNAAQSLEMAFLLAEMLNQELSERDKKAA from the coding sequence ATGGCGGCGACATGGAAGCCGGAAAGCTGGCGCGCACATGATGGACGGCAAATGCCGATCTATACTGATGCTAATGCATTATCTTCTGCGGAAAAAACATTAAGCAATTATCCGCCATTGGTTTTTGCCGGCGAAGCACGCGATTTAAAATCCGAATTGGCCGAGGTTGCACGTGGTAAGGCATTTTTGCTTCAGGGCGGCGATTGCGCGGAAAGCTTTGCCGAATTCCACCCCAATAATATTCGCGACACATTTCGGGTGATTTTGCAAATGGCGGTTGTCATGACCTATGCCAGCAAATTGCCAACGGTAAAATTGGGCCGGATGGCGGGCCAATTTGCAAAGCCGCGTTCGGCCAATGATGAAACCATTAACGATGTCACCTTACCCAGCTATCGCGGGGATATTATTAACGATATTGCCTTTGACAAAGAGGCAAGAGAGCCTGATCCGCAGCGCATGGTCCGCGCATATAGCCAGGCGGCGTCCACGTTAAACCTGCTTCGGGCATTTAGCCAGGGCGGATATGCCAATTTGAAACAGGTTCATGGATGGACCCTTGAGTTTATGGGACGCAGCCCCTGGGCCAAGAAATTTTCCGAAATGGCGGACCGTATTTCTGAGTCGTTGGAATTTATGGAAGCATGCGGGATTAACCCCGCCACTGTTCCGCAATTAAAGGGCACGAAATTTTACACCAGCCATGAGGCATTATTATTGCCATATGAGCAGGCATTAACCCGTCAGGACAGCCTGACCGGTGGATGGTATGATACCAGCGCCCATTTCCTATGGATTGGGGATCGCACCCGTTTTGAAGGTTCGGCACATGTCGAATTTTTGCGCGGCATTAACAACCCCATTGGTATGAAATGCGGCCCATCATTAGAGCCCGATGCGTTAATCCGTATGTTGGACACATTAAACCCAAATCGTGAAGAAGGCCGCATGACCCTTATCACCCGATATGGCCATGATAAGATTGAATCTGGCCTGCCGGAGCTGGTCCGTGGGGTAAAACGCGAAGGACATCCTGTTATTTGGTCATGTGACCCCATGCATGGCAATGTAATTAAATCAGATAGTGGCTATAAAACCCGTCCATTTGAACGGATTTTGGCGGAAGTGCGCGGGTTTTTTGCTGTTCACCGTGCAGAGGGTACTTTTGGCGGGGGTATTCATATTGAAATGACCGGCCAAAATGTCACCGAATGCACCGGCGGCGGTATTGCCATTACCGATCATGATTTGGCCGATCGCTATCACACCCATTGCGATCCGCGCTTAAATGCGGCGCAGTCGTTGGAAATGGCGTTTTTGCTGGCCGAAATGTTGAATCAGGAATTGTCGGAACGTGATAAAAAGGCGGCGTAA
- a CDS encoding malate synthase G, translating into MTQYVNRASLCVDSSLAAFLEEKAIKATGISADEFWAGFADLAEKMAPINRALVQKRADIQSKLDEWHRANPGPIQDQKSYQSFLRSIGYLVDEPAPFQISTQNVDPEIATMAGPQLVVPSLNDRFVLNAANARWGSLYDALYGTDALDAAPAKPGGYDEARGAAVIKAARDYLDRLIPLKNGSWTDYEGGMPQLANAEMVGTNGDNYLIRHHGLHLEIIIDKNHPIGRGDKAGIADILVEAALTTIIDMEDSVAAVDAQDKVLAYSNWLGLMRGDLSASFSKGGKTMQRHANPDRHYKSLNGEAFTLPGRSLMFVRNVGHLMTNPAILLSDGSEIPEGIMDAAFTSLIAMHDLKKLGNLQNSRAGSIYIVKPKMHGPDEAAFTNNLFNAVEDILGLERHTIKVGVMDEERRTSANLAACIYAVKERIVFINTGFLDRTGDEMHSAMHGGAMIRKADMKNSGWIAAYEQRNVAIGLACGLSGKAQIGKGMWAMPDLMGAMMEQKIGHPKTGANTAWVPSPTAATLHALHYHMVNVFDIQQIKAKEAPASLDALLTVPFAPLDQKWSEEEILAELENNAQGILGYVVRWIDHGVGCSKVPDINDIGLMEDRATLRISSQHMANWLLHGICTIEQIDSSFEKMAAKVDAQNSSDPEYQKMSGNLKNNLAYQAAMALVLKGTEQPSGYTEPLLHRYRLQFKGT; encoded by the coding sequence ATGACGCAATATGTAAATCGCGCTTCGCTTTGTGTTGATTCATCACTTGCCGCCTTTTTAGAAGAAAAAGCCATAAAGGCCACGGGAATATCCGCCGATGAATTTTGGGCAGGATTTGCCGATTTGGCGGAAAAAATGGCGCCTATAAACCGCGCCCTTGTTCAAAAACGCGCTGACATTCAATCAAAATTGGATGAATGGCACCGTGCCAATCCAGGTCCAATTCAGGATCAGAAATCTTATCAATCCTTTTTACGCAGCATTGGATATTTGGTTGATGAACCCGCGCCATTTCAAATCAGCACGCAAAATGTTGACCCAGAAATTGCCACCATGGCCGGCCCGCAATTGGTTGTGCCAAGTCTGAACGACCGATTTGTCCTTAACGCCGCCAATGCCCGTTGGGGCAGCCTATATGATGCATTATATGGCACAGACGCGCTTGATGCAGCACCAGCAAAGCCAGGCGGTTATGATGAGGCAAGAGGCGCAGCGGTCATCAAGGCGGCGCGCGATTATCTAGACCGGCTTATCCCGTTAAAAAATGGCAGCTGGACCGATTATGAAGGCGGTATGCCCCAATTGGCAAATGCCGAAATGGTCGGCACAAACGGCGATAATTATTTAATTCGTCATCATGGCCTGCATCTTGAAATTATCATTGATAAAAACCACCCCATTGGGCGTGGGGACAAGGCAGGTATTGCCGACATATTGGTCGAAGCCGCGCTGACCACCATAATTGATATGGAAGATAGCGTCGCCGCCGTGGATGCACAGGATAAGGTTTTGGCCTATAGCAATTGGCTTGGCTTGATGCGCGGGGATTTAAGCGCAAGTTTTTCCAAAGGCGGCAAGACGATGCAAAGGCATGCAAATCCTGACCGTCATTATAAATCGTTAAATGGCGAAGCATTTACCCTGCCCGGCCGTTCATTGATGTTTGTGCGCAATGTGGGCCATTTAATGACCAATCCCGCCATTTTATTATCCGATGGCAGCGAAATCCCCGAAGGCATTATGGACGCCGCCTTTACCAGTTTAATCGCCATGCATGATTTAAAGAAATTGGGTAATTTGCAAAATAGCCGCGCCGGATCCATTTATATTGTAAAACCCAAAATGCACGGGCCAGATGAAGCCGCCTTTACCAATAATTTATTTAATGCGGTGGAGGATATATTGGGTTTAGAACGCCACACAATTAAGGTTGGCGTGATGGATGAAGAACGCAGAACATCGGCCAATTTGGCAGCATGCATATATGCGGTGAAAGAACGCATCGTCTTTATTAACACCGGATTTCTGGATCGCACTGGCGATGAAATGCACAGCGCAATGCATGGCGGCGCGATGATACGCAAAGCCGATATGAAAAATAGCGGGTGGATTGCCGCCTATGAACAGCGCAATGTCGCCATCGGCCTTGCCTGTGGCTTATCTGGAAAGGCACAAATTGGCAAAGGCATGTGGGCCATGCCCGATTTAATGGGCGCGATGATGGAACAAAAAATCGGTCATCCAAAAACGGGGGCAAATACTGCGTGGGTTCCCTCCCCCACTGCCGCGACATTGCACGCCCTGCATTATCACATGGTCAATGTGTTCGACATTCAACAAATAAAGGCAAAAGAAGCGCCCGCTTCGCTTGATGCATTATTGACTGTGCCATTTGCGCCATTGGACCAAAAATGGAGCGAGGAAGAAATTTTGGCCGAGCTGGAAAATAATGCACAAGGCATATTGGGATATGTTGTGCGCTGGATTGACCATGGGGTTGGGTGCTCCAAAGTTCCAGATATAAATGACATTGGGTTGATGGAGGATCGCGCAACCCTGCGAATCTCTTCCCAACATATGGCAAATTGGTTGCTACACGGCATTTGCACAATTGAACAAATTGACAGCTCATTTGAAAAAATGGCGGCAAAGGTTGATGCACAAAATAGCAGCGATCCTGAATATCAAAAAATGAGCGGAAATTTGAAAAATAACCTTGCATATCAAGCAGCAATGGCATTAGTATTAAAAGGAACGGAACAACCATCAGGATATACTGAGCCGTTATTACATCGCTATCGCTTGCAGTTTAAGGGGACTTAA
- a CDS encoding DUF4136 domain-containing protein: MKIFNMIFCLSLPLAIGGCTPPIMGEVNSAGIQQAKFTSYFILDDADELGSLQIRQKTAQHIHELMQDKGAAPAENLQDAAQIVHYSYSVRPGQYNIVHQDAANSRATKGRKLGLFDKKCEFYQHRLIIEIIDQKNGELQYRGEASEQHCDDNIEKNITILTNMAMSDFGAPKGKRISSRKK; this comes from the coding sequence ATGAAAATTTTTAATATGATATTTTGCCTGTCGCTGCCCCTGGCCATTGGCGGATGCACCCCGCCCATTATGGGAGAGGTAAATTCGGCTGGCATTCAACAGGCAAAATTCACCAGCTATTTCATTCTTGACGATGCAGATGAGCTGGGAAGCCTGCAAATTAGGCAAAAAACCGCGCAACATATCCATGAATTGATGCAGGATAAGGGCGCAGCCCCAGCTGAAAATTTGCAAGATGCTGCACAAATAGTGCATTATTCCTATAGCGTCAGGCCAGGGCAATATAATATTGTGCATCAGGATGCGGCAAATTCGCGCGCTACCAAAGGCCGAAAATTGGGGTTATTTGATAAAAAATGTGAATTTTATCAACATCGCCTTATCATTGAAATTATCGACCAGAAAAATGGTGAACTGCAATATCGTGGGGAGGCCAGCGAACAGCATTGCGACGACAATATAGAGAAAAATATAACAATATTGACCAATATGGCGATGTCAGATTTTGGCGCGCCAAAGGGTAAACGCATTTCCAGCAGGAAAAAATAA
- a CDS encoding FecR domain-containing protein yields MKFFLNSIYCAFFGLFFGIISSSSALANNADGQIIYDVKPGDTLIAIANNYMVKSVSYHNLQKLNAVQNPRHLPINKKIIIPRAWLKYQRVDAQIISLRGNVVRISQGTANNLAVGGILREGDIIRTNNASYTTLMLPDRTKLSIPSNSEIRISLLRQYNLGKYVDIDFDIIKGGAKTKVTPLKSKQDRYRIRTPRSVSAVRGTEFQMRAEDADASIVEVLEGGVSVDLNAVKNSDADMESSAENNADIAQNILQSGFGLKQFADGRKITENLLAAPNLNEASFLQKNEKLQFSAIPPSQWKGLRAEISADSGFTDIIYDGYFDKEEIITPSLEDGNYFIRLSAISDNKIEGIPGIYGFKRRLHSLSASGGKDAFGYKFKWAILGAGKMTQRLQIFKDSKNNIPFVDEAGLTSNEITISDLPKGEYFWRVGSNQFLDGEFSTSWTEFEKIVVN; encoded by the coding sequence GTGAAATTTTTTTTAAACAGCATTTATTGCGCGTTTTTCGGGCTATTTTTTGGGATAATATCATCTTCATCGGCGCTGGCCAATAATGCCGATGGTCAAATTATATATGATGTGAAGCCCGGCGATACATTAATCGCCATTGCCAATAATTATATGGTCAAATCGGTTTCTTATCACAATCTGCAAAAATTAAATGCGGTTCAAAATCCTCGCCACCTGCCCATAAATAAAAAAATCATCATCCCGCGCGCATGGTTAAAATATCAAAGGGTTGACGCACAAATAATCAGCTTGCGGGGCAATGTTGTCCGTATATCACAGGGAACAGCCAATAATTTGGCGGTTGGCGGCATATTAAGGGAGGGCGATATTATCCGCACCAATAATGCCAGCTATACAACATTGATGCTGCCCGATCGGACCAAATTATCAATTCCATCAAATAGCGAAATTCGCATTTCCCTGTTGCGCCAATATAATCTTGGCAAATATGTCGATATTGATTTTGATATAATAAAAGGCGGCGCAAAAACCAAAGTAACACCGCTGAAAAGTAAGCAAGATAGATATCGCATCCGCACGCCGCGTTCGGTATCGGCAGTGCGCGGAACGGAATTTCAAATGCGCGCCGAAGATGCAGATGCCTCCATTGTGGAGGTGTTGGAAGGCGGGGTCAGTGTTGATTTAAACGCCGTAAAGAACAGCGATGCTGATATGGAAAGCAGCGCAGAAAATAACGCCGATATCGCGCAAAATATATTGCAATCTGGATTTGGATTAAAACAATTTGCCGATGGCCGCAAAATTACCGAAAATCTGTTAGCTGCGCCAAATTTGAATGAGGCATCATTTCTGCAAAAGAACGAAAAACTGCAATTTTCGGCAATCCCTCCTTCACAGTGGAAGGGCCTGCGCGCCGAAATTTCCGCCGATTCCGGTTTTACCGACATTATATATGATGGATATTTTGATAAGGAAGAAATTATTACCCCATCATTGGAAGATGGAAATTATTTCATTCGTTTATCGGCAATATCAGATAATAAAATCGAAGGAATACCGGGCATATATGGCTTTAAACGCCGGCTTCATTCGTTAAGCGCAAGCGGCGGCAAGGACGCATTTGGATATAAATTCAAATGGGCCATATTGGGCGCGGGTAAAATGACTCAGCGCCTACAAATTTTTAAGGACAGCAAAAACAACATCCCCTTTGTTGACGAGGCAGGGTTGACCAGCAATGAAATCACCATTTCTGACCTGCCAAAGGGGGAATATTTTTGGCGCGTCGGGTCCAACCAATTTTTGGACGGCGAATTTTCAACCAGCTGGACCGAATTTGAGAAGATTGTCGTAAATTGA
- the rpsM gene encoding 30S ribosomal protein S13 — translation MARIAGVNIPTNKRVIISLTYIHGIGRTKAVEIADKLKIDHSRRVQDLTDQEILQIRETIDADHTVEGDLRRETSMNIKRLMDLACYRGLRHRKGLPVRGQRTHTNARTRKGKPKAIAGKKK, via the coding sequence GTGGCACGTATAGCCGGGGTCAATATCCCAACAAATAAGCGCGTAATTATCTCGCTAACATATATTCACGGCATTGGTCGTACCAAAGCTGTTGAAATCGCTGACAAGTTGAAAATCGATCATTCTCGCCGTGTGCAGGATTTGACCGATCAAGAAATCTTGCAAATTCGTGAAACCATTGATGCCGATCATACCGTAGAGGGCGACCTTCGTCGCGAAACCTCCATGAATATTAAGCGTTTGATGGATCTTGCCTGCTATCGTGGTTTGCGCCATCGTAAAGGTCTGCCGGTACGTGGTCAACGTACGCACACCAATGCACGCACCCGTAAAGGTAAGCCCAAAGCAATTGCGGGTAAAAAGAAATAA